From the genome of Thermus oshimai DSM 12092:
GGATCCCCGCCTTGGTGGCCGCGTACACCCCCTGCCCCGGCTCCACCACCAGGGCCCGGATGGAGGCCAGGGCGATGAGGCTGCCCGACCCCTGGGCCCGCATGGCCCGCCCCCCGGCCCTTAGGAGGCGCAGGGTGGACTTGAGGTTCAGGTCCACCACCCGGTCCACCTCCTCGTCCGTGTAGTCCAGAAGGGGCTTGCGCACGTTGATGGCCGGGGTGGAGACCAGGGTGTCCAGCCGGCCGTGGCCCTTTAGGACCCGCTCCACCAGCCCCTCCGCCGCCCCCCTTTCGGTGAGGTCCACGGGGTGGGCCTCCCCCCCGGGCACCCCCTTCAGGGCCTCTTGGAGGCCCCGCTCGTCCCGGTCCGCCAGCACCACCTGGGCCCCGAAGGCCGCCAGGGCCTCCGCGGAGGCCCGGCCGATCCCCGAGGCCGCCCCCACCACCAGGGCCACCTGCCCCGTCAGGTCCATGAGCTCGCGGTAGTTGGTCATGTTTCCTCCAGCTTAGCCTCTCCTTTCCCTTGCGGGAAGGTGTAGCCTTGAACCTGGAGGACCCCATGCTTAAAAACCTCATCGGCGGCCAGTGGGAGGCGGTTTCGGGCCCGGCCCTACCGGTGTACAACCCGGCCACGGGGGAGGTGTTGGAGGAGGTGCCCCTCTCGGGGCCGGAGGCGGTGGACCGGGCGGTGCGGGCGGCGGAGCGGGCCTTCCCGGTGTGGAGCCGGACCCCCCTCCTGGAGCGGGTGCGGCTCATGTTCCGTTTCAAGGCCCTTTTGGAGGAGCACTTTGAGGAGCTGGCCCGGCTGGTGACCCTGCACCACGGGAAGACCCTGGAGGAGGCCCGGGGGGAGGTGCGGCGGGGGATCGAGGTGGTGGACTTCGCCCTCTCGGCCCCCACCCTCCTCCAGGGCCGGACCCTGCGGGAGGTCACGGGCGGGGTGGACCAGAACCTCTTCCACTACCCCTTGGGGGTGGTGGCGGGGATCCCCCCCTTCAACTTCCCGGTGATGATCCCCCTGTGGATGATCCCCATCGCGGTGGTGGCGGGGAACACCTTTGTGCTGAAGCCCTCGGAGAGGACCCCCTTGGGGGCGGTGCGGCTGGCGGAGCTCTTCCTGGAGGCGGGCTTCCCCGAGGGGGTGCTGAAC
Proteins encoded in this window:
- a CDS encoding SDR family NAD(P)-dependent oxidoreductase gives rise to the protein MTNYRELMDLTGQVALVVGAASGIGRASAEALAAFGAQVVLADRDERGLQEALKGVPGGEAHPVDLTERGAAEGLVERVLKGHGRLDTLVSTPAINVRKPLLDYTDEEVDRVVDLNLKSTLRLLRAGGRAMRAQGSGSLIALASIRALVVEPGQGVYAATKAGILQLIRALAAELGPHGVRANAIAPGPIETPLTAPIKAHPEWYRAYAEKTALGRWGRPEEVAMAVVFLASRASSYITGTLFLVDGGWTAIDGRFTPPL